The genomic DNA TAAAGGTGAACAAATATTTAAAGCTATTAAAAATGCTTCATCTAAAACTTTTTTTGCTTCTTTTGATACAATAGTTGTGAATCTTATAACATCTATTATTTTCTTTTTTGTTGGTTCTGCTGAAATGCAAAGTTTTTCTATAATGATATCTTTTTCATCAATTTTTAGTTTAGTTATAATGCTTTTATTAGCAAGATGAATAACGATTTTAGTCTTACAAACAGGCGTATTCGATAAGAAAATGATTTTTATAGGGATTAGAAACAGCCAAATTGGAAAATTTGCATGACTAGAAAAAAATAATAAGCATGATATAGTTAATAAAACTAAATTTTCTATAATACTTCCTATTGTTTTATTAATTTCCGGAATTGTTGTTTATTCTGTTTTTGCCTCAATAAATAAAAATGGATTTTCAGGAGTTAATTTATATAATGATTTTATATTAGATAATTTTAATTTAAGGTATCAATTGATTAAAGTTGTTGTCGGCATTTCTATTGCTCTTACAGCAACATTAATATATACTTTTATTAGATTTAAATGAACTTATGTAGTGACTTTATTTGCATTATTATTAATTAATTTATTATTACTTTTTTCTGCAATTACTATAGCAAGAATAAAAATGGATTCAACAATAATTATTTCATTTGTAATAAATTATTTAATTTCATTAGTAATTATTTATACTATTTTTGGATTATTAAGAGATCAAATTTCTAGAGAAAGAAAAAGAGAAGAGTTTAATCATGAAAGCATTCGCTTTCTTTCAAATATTGTTGTAAAACAAGCTATGAAAAATTATTTATTTTACTTAATAGCGCTAGTTTTATCAAGTTTAATTTATATATCATTTATTTATTCAAACAATATATGATTATTAATAAATATAATACTATCAGTATTTATTTCTATTTATTCAATTGTTTTAATAGGAATACCTATTTGATCTAAAATAGAAGAAATTCGCTTTAAAAATATAGAAAAAAGAATAAGTTCAAAATATTGAGATATCCCAGGCGTAAATGAAGAGCAAATTTTTGCAAATATAAATTCATTTGAAGCTTAATTTTATTAGTAAATAGCTAGTGCAAAAAGTATTGGCTATTTATTTTACAAAATAAATAAAGGAGAAAAAAATGTTTTATTTAATTAATAAGCCTTTGAATGAATCTTCATTTAAAACTATAAATAATTTTTCTAAAAAAAATAATATTAAGAAAATTGGTCACACTGGAACCCTAGATCCTTTAGCCACAGGACTTTTATTAGTAGCAACAGATTCAGATACAAAGTTGATTCAATATATTAGTGAGGAAGACAAGACATATGTGGCAGGTATAAAATTTGGATCATCCACTGAAACTTATGACACAGAAGGTGCAGTTACTAATTTTTCTTCAAATAAAGTTGAAGAAAAAGACTTAGAAAAAATAGTAAATTGGTTTTTAACACAGGAAGATCAATTTCCTCCTATATATAGTGCAAAAAAAATAAACGGTAAAAAAGCCTATGAAATAGCAAGAAAAGGCAAAGAAATTGAATTAAAAAAACAAAAAATAAAAGTTAAAAAAGCAAAATTAATTAATTTTGATTTTGAAAATCAAATTCTTTTTATTGAATTAACAGTTTCAAAAGGAACATATATTCGTTCATTGGCACATGATTTAGGTATTTTTTTAAAAACATTTGCTCATTTAAACTTTTTAGATAGAACAGCTATTGGTAGATTAAATAAAAGGTTTTTAAAAGACAATAATTTTGTTAAAATTGATATTACACCGTTTATTAATTTAGAAATATTTGAACCTAATTATAATGACTTTAAGTTATTAAAAAATGGAGTAACTTTGAGAGTACATAATTTAAAAGACGGCAAATATGCCTTAAGAAATTTTGACGAGATATGGGGTGTTATAAACGTAGTTAATAATAATTTTAATATTGAAAAAATTTTTGGTGAAAAAATTACAAAATTAGAGGTTTTATGAAAAAAGAAGATTTAAAAAATAATATTAAGCTTGCTGCATTTGATATAGATGGCACTATTTTACCTAACGGTACTATGGAATTTAGTTCTAGTATAATAAAAATGTTTGATAAATTAAGTGAAAAAAATATAAAAACAACTTTTGCTACTGCTAGAGAATTTGTTACAATAGGCTCTTTATATAAACAATTACCTAAATTAGATTATTTTATAGGTGCGAATGGATCATTTTGTTATGATATAAAGAACGATAATATAATTTACGAGAAAACAATTAGTTATGAAGATTTTAAAAAAATATATGATTTTGTTTTAAATGATGAAGATACAAAAAGCTTTTTAGTAGCTGACAATAAATATGCATACAAAAACCCTGGAATGTTAACAGATACTTGATTTTTATCACCACATAAAGATAAAATAATTGATATGGATTTTGAAAAAATTGAAAAAAATCATATACATATAATAACAATTGGATGTGAAAGTGATGATTTTACTACACGTGTTACTGAAAAAGTTAAACAACTAATTGAAGAAAATAACCTTAATGTTGACATAACAGCAAAATGAAGTAAAGGAATCTTTTTGTGTCCAAAAGGTGTTACAAAATCAAAAACATTAAATTGATTATGTGATTATTTAAATTTAAAAATTAATGAAAATTTAATAGCGTTTGGTGATAGTTCAAATGATTTTGAAATGATAAGAGATAGTGCTTATGGAGTTGCTATGAGTAGAGCAAATGATTGAATAAAAAGTGTTGCTAATGATATAGCTACAACTTGTGAAGAAGATGGTGCTTATCATAAATTAATAGAATTAGAGCTTATATAATGTCATTAAATATATATAATCTTTATAACAAGCCAAAATTTAATAATCCTATTTATATTATAGGTTCATTTGAATCATTTCACTTAGGTCATAATTCCTTATTTGAAAAGGCAAAAGAAATTAATAAAAATTTAAATAGAGATATAATATTAGTTTTTTTTAAAGATCCTGAAAATATTAATAAAAATCATAAAAATTTTATTTTTACAGATTTTTTTTATAGAATTCAGTCATTTGCAAACTTGGGTTTTTTAAATGCCATTTATTTAGAGTTTTCTAAATTAAAAGAATTAAAACCCGACGAATTCTTAAGATTATTAATTAATGATGATAATAAACAAAAAGTGAGCATAATAGTTGGCGAAGACTTTAAGTTTGGCTTTCAAGGAAGTGGAAATAAGGATTTACTAATTAAAACTTATGGTAAAGAAAATATTTACATTTTAGAATCACTTAGGATTGGGAATAATATAAAAATTTCAACTTCATTTATTAAAGAATGTGTTGAATTAGGTGATATAGAATTAGTTAATTCATTAAATTTATTTAAATTTGGCTTTACTTGCGATATTGAAAATGATGAAAATATAAATATTTATTTTGATGAAAAAATAATACAAGCAAGACCTGGTCTATATATTGTTTATGTTGAGATCAATAGCATAACCTATTATGCAATTTTAAAAATAGACTATAAATATAAACATTTTTTAACTTTTATTGATTTTAAATTTAGTGGTAATTCAATTAAAAATGCAAGAATAATATTTTTAAAATCTTTAAGATTTTTTAAAGATTTAGTAGACTTAGAAATAACAGAAAAAGACTTAGAAAAAGCTAAAAAAGAATTTTTATTATTTTAATAATAGTGTATTATTAATATGCATTAGTGTTTATTTAGAACAATGCATTTTATACTTGGTTTAATTTAAATAAATTTTGCTAGGTTAAAACATTTAGGAGAAACAAATGATAACAAAAGAACAAAAAGCTCAAATTGTTGCTAAATATGGTAAAGATAAAAAAGATACAGGTAATATTTTTGTTCAAATAGCTATTTTAACAGCTGAAATTGAAGATTTAAAGCCACACTTTGCTAACAATCCAAAAGATAACCATTCAAAAAGAGGTTTTTTAGCTAAAATAACAAAACGTAGAATTTTATTACAACATTTAAAATCAGAAAATCTTGATCTTTACAACAAAGTATTAGTTGAATTAAATATTAGAAAATAATTTAAAAAGTATAGCTTCGGCTGCTTTTTTTAATTTTGATTATATTTTGGTATAATTAGACTACTTGTATTTAATTTTTAATTAAAATCAAAAAATGATCGGAGAAAAAAATGAAAGATTTAACAGTAACAATTATCGATCCAATTGGTTTACATGCGCGTCCTGCTAGTTTTGTTGCTTCAGAAGCATCAAAATATAAATCAGAGATTTTATTAACACATAATAAAATAGGAAGATCAGGTAACTTAAAATCAATTATGAATATTTTAACTTTAGGAATAAAGAAAAATGATTCAATAACTATTAAATTTAATGGTGAAGATGAAAGTGAAGCGCTTGAAGGCGTTAAAAAATCATTAATTGACAATAATATTATTGAAGGATAATTTTTTATTTTTTATAAATAAATATTCTACAAAATATAATTAAATTAAAACTTTTTTAAAAATATAGTTTATAAATATTAAATTTACTCTATAATTAGAAATATATTATCGCGATATTAAATATTAAGGAGGGGTTATGGCTATAGTTCCAAAACGTAAAACATCTAAACAACGTAAACACAAAAGACGTACTCATGATGCTTTACCAGTTCAAAACCTTGTTGCATGCAAAAACTGTTCAAACTTAATCCAACAACACCGTGTATGCTATAATTGTGGTTTTTATAAAGGTCACAAAGTTGAAGGTTACAAGAGTTTAGACTTACGTACACAATAATTAAAACCAATTGCTATTGGTGCCACATTGTAATTTACATCTTGACACCCTTTTTTATGCAAAAATTAAAAAAGGGTGTTTTTTTATATAAAAAAATCCCAAGAAAAACTTGAGATCACAGCAAATGAATTATATTAAAATTAATTATAAAATAAGAAGCATTATAGATATTAGTTTAAATGTTGAAAGAAAAACTATTTCAGAAATAGCAAAAATTTTAAATATTTCAAGACAATCTATTTCAAATGAAATAAAAATAAATTCTGATTATTGAGGTTATAACTCTGAATATGCAGAAGTAAAGCATAGAAATAGAGAAAAATGAAAAAATCATTTTAAATTTATAAATAAAATGAATTCATATAAACACTACTCTAAAGAGTTTAAAAACAAATATAACAAAAAAACTTTTAGCGTTGAACTAACACATTTATATATTAAAAATAATTTTAATTTTAAGATACCAAGCATTAAAACAGTTTATAACTGGATAAATTCAAATTTATGAGTAATAAAGCGAAAAAATATTTTGAGGAAACAATACACAAAAGGCGGAAAAAGGGATGGTGGACCTGCTTATAAAAGATTAGTTGGTGCTAGATGAGTCAGACCGTTTTGAACAAGACCAAGAGAAATAAACGAAAGAAGTACTTTTGGCCATTGGGAAATAGATTTAATTGTAGGAAAACAAAAAGCAGGGCATTCACACATTCTATCATTTGTCGAAAGATACAGCAGATATGGTATTTTGGTAAAAGTTGACAGTAAAAACCCTTGGTATATTGCTTTAATATTATTTGAACTAATAAAAATATACAATTTAAATGTTAAGTCAATAACATCTGATAATGGATTTGAATTTAATTCACTTTTTATAATTGGATATAAGTTAAAAATTTTTATTTATAAGGCAGATCCTTATGCTTCTCAGCAAAGAGGAACAAACGAAAATTTTAATGGATATGTTAGACGTTTTTTTAAGAAAAAAACTGATTTTAATTTAATTTCTAATAATGAAATTTTAAAAGTTCAACGAGAAATAAACAATATTCCAAGAAAAATACATGGTTACTTAAGTGCTTCTGAAATGTATGCACTTTGTGAAATAAAAGAGCCTGGTCTAAATATACCATTAAACGAAAAACTTTACAGTTGACAAAATAAAAAACGAGAAAGTAACGGTTCAAGAAATAAATTCTGGAAAACTAAAAAATAGAAAGGAAAATGTCTTAAGTTTTTCTTTTTTTATTTCTACTTTTTTAAAAAAAGTAGCAAAAATAAATAATAATAAACTGCGTTGCTGTACTTTTTCAACCACTAAAAATAGGTGTGGTGAACCACTGCTTGTATTTTTGATTACCCGATAGTAATATTTGAAAATAATATATAAAAATGGTAACCAAATTATATTGGTTACCATGTAAAGATGTAAATTACAATTTAGCACCAATTGCTATTGGTTTTTTTATTTTTTAAAAAACTAATAAAATATATAATATTTTAAATATGAATTTAGTTGATAACCAAAAAATAGTATTGTATATAATTTCTTCATTTTTAATTGTTGCAGCTATTTTTTTAGTTTCTTTTTCAACTTATTTTTTAGTAAAAAAACTTATATTTTCTAAATATGAAAAAGATATAGAATTAATAATTAACAAAATAAAGAAATTTAATATAGATAAGAAATCAACTTTGATTAGATTTAATACTTTGAGTAACTTCAAACAAGAAAAATATTTAGCTATAACAAATAAATTAAAAATAATTGATAATGATATAAAAAATATAAATAAAAATGTTTCCCCTCAATATCAACAATTATTATCTTCAATAAAAAATAAAAACTTAAAAGAATCGATAATTTTGTATAGAAGTATTAAAAAGTATAATAAAGATTTATTAGCAAAAATAAATGAGTTTATTCTATTAAGTAAAGAAACTAATAATTATTGAAATATTATTGATTATTATATGATAGAAAATGACAAAATAATTAAACAATTACAATCATATTTAAATATTAACAAAAATAAATTAGTTAATTCATATGACTATTTAAAAACTGAATTAGATAATATTGCAATCTCTAATTATGAATTAGAAGACAAAAAAATAAAAGATAATATAGAAATAGTTACTTTGGAGTCAGAAAATTATCAAAAAAGAATTTTATCTTTAGCAAAAAAAATTGATGCTGTTGTAAATCTAGAATGGTCATTATATTTTGATATACCTAAAAAAATAGAAAAATTTTCAAAACTTGAAGAAGAGATTAGAACAAAATTAAAAAAAGAATTAAACAATATACAATTTAATTTTTTAAAAAGACCTTTTCAAGAAAGTATTGAAAAAACAAGAAAGTTATATTCTAAATATTATTTTTATTTTTTAGTTTTTTCTTTAAAAGAAAAATTTAATTTTTATATAAACAGCAATATAAAAACAATTAATTTTGAGATAAATAATATTATCAATGAGTTAAATAATTTAACAATATTGTTTTTAGAAAATGAAAAGTATGAAAGTTTAAACAATGAGTTTTTTTCTTTGATTTCTCAATTTAATATAGAAAATAAAAATATCTTAGATTTAGAAAAACTAAGTTATTCAGATTATGAGTTTTTTATAGAAAAAATTTTAAATATAATTTATGAAATGAATAATTTGATAAGCGAATTTAATAATAATAATTCAATAATTTCTTATAATAAATATTATTTAAAAAATTTAGATTTTTGATATAACAAAATACTAGAAAATAAAGACATTCTTGAATCAACATCTGAGAATGAAGAAAGAGTTTTAAAATTAGTGTCTTCGTATAGTTCAATTATAAATTTACCTGATGAAGAATTACTTAATTATTCTAAAATAAAAGAATTTCAAAAAGATATTTTTTTCATGTATAAGGAATTATTTACAAAATTAATTTATAAAGATATGACAAAAAAATTAATAAATTATATATCTAAAAGAAATAAAAAAGATACTAATGAAATAGATGACATAATAATAATAACTTCTAAAACGCTTTTAGAAAAAAGATATAAAGATGCATTTGAAATAATCAGTAATTATTTAATAAGAAAGAGGTTGTAATGTATTCAAAAATTTTAATAAGATATGGGGAATTAACTTTAAAAGGCAAAAATAGAGATTCTTTTATAAATTTACTAGCAAAAAATATTAAGAGAATAACTGGAGAAAAACCTATTGTTGAATTTGATAGAATGTATTTAACATATTCTGAAGAAAATTTAGAAAATTTAAAATATGTTTTTGGAATTATTTCATATTCCCCTATCATTGAATGTGAAAATGATATAGAAATTATTAAGCAAAAATCATTATTATTAATAAATAATGAAAATAAAACTTTTAAGGTTTCTGCGAGAAGAAACAATAAATCTTTTAATAATACTTCTAATGAAATAAATAATATTATTGGATCTCACGTATTACAAAATTCAAATTTAAAAGTTGATGTTCATAATCCAGATTTAACAATTTTTGTTGAAGTAAGAGGCAAATCTACTTATATTTTTGATAAAGTAATTCAAGCTCTTGGTGGATTACCAGTAGGTATAAGTGGTAGAGTTTTACATTTAATGTCTGGCGGTATCGATAGTCCTGTTGCTGCTTTTGAGTTAATGAAAAGAGGAATGCATGTTAGTTATCTTTCATTTGTTTCTCCACCACAAACTGATATTAAAACAATAGAAAAAATGAAAAATATTGTTTCTATATTAAATAAATATCAAGGTAATTCAATATTTTATATTGCAAATTATTCAAAATTAATGAATTATATAACTTTTGTATCCAATGAATCATATAAAATTAATTTAATGCGTAGAAGTTTTTATAGAATAGCATCTAGAAAGGCAAAAGAATTAAATATTCTCGCTTTGAGTAATGGTGAAAATTTAGGTCAAGTTGCTAGTCAAACTTTAGAAAGTTTAAGTACAATAGCAAATGCTAGTGATTTATTAATTTTTAGACCATTGCTTACAAATGACAAAATTGAAACAATAGAAATTGCAAAAAAAATTGGTACTTACGAACCATCAATAATAAAAGCAAACGAAACTTGCGAACTTTTTGCTCCAAAGCAACCAGTCACAAAACCAACTTTAGAAAAATCTTTGGAATATGAAAAAGAATTAGCACAAATACCTAATTTTGAAGACGAAATTTTAAATTCATTAATAGAAGAACATCATTTTAATAATTAAAATAAAATTTTAAAAGATTTTATTTTTTTTTTTTTTATTTCTTTTTATCAATAAATATATTATTATATATACATGCTTATAGTTATTCGTAAGCATAAAAATTACTTTAAATATAAATATCAAAAAATTATTTAAAAAAAATATAAAATTTATTTGTTAAAAATTTATTTAATGTATAATGATTAAGTAACTCTTATTGAATAAGGGTTAAGATGTTCTTTGAAAACTGAATAGTAAATTTTTTGATATTTACAACGACATCTAAATAAATTAATTTGGTTAATTTGTTTTGATTCATCGAGTAATCATTTAAATATGATTCATTGAAATGTCTTAAAATACACATCTGTAACAATCAATAGGAAAATACAAATATACTTTTAAATAAGTAAGAGTTTGTGGTGGATGCCTTGGGTCTGAAAGTCGATGAAGGACGTGATTACCTGCGATAAGCCTCGTGGAGCTGGAAATGCGCATTGAAACGGGGATTTCCGAATGGGGAAACCTAACTAGAGTAATGTCTAGTTGCTTATTTCTGAATACATAGGAAATAACGTGAGACACCATGTGAACTGAAACATCTTAGTAGCATGAGGAAAAGAAAATAAATAATGATTTCTTCAGTAGCGGCGAGCGAACGAGAAAGAGCCCAAACCACATTTAGTGGGGTTGTAGGACAGTCTACATAGAGTTACAAAATTTAATGATAGCAGAAGCTTTTGGGAAAAAGCGGCACAGAAGGTGATACCCCTGTACGCGAAATCATTAAATCTCTTGACTGTATCCTGAGTAGGGCGGGGCACGTGAAACCCTGTCTGAATCTGCCGGGACCACCCGGTAAGGCTAAATACTAATCAGACACCGATAGTGAACTAGTACCGTGAGGGAAAGGTGAAAAGAACCCCGAGAGGGGAGTGAAATAGATTCTGAAACCACTTACTTACAATTAGTCAGAGGCCATTAATGGCTGATGGCGTACATCTTGCAGTATGGACCGGCGAGTTACTTTAACATGCGAGGTTAAGCGGAAAAAAGCGGAGCCGTAGAGAAATCGAGTCTTAATAGGGCGAATTAGTATGTTGAAGTACACCCGAAACCATGTGACCTATTCATGAGCAGGCTGAAGCTTGGTTAACCCCAAGTGGAGGGCCGAACCGTAGTACGCTGAAAAGTGCCCGGATGACTTGTGAATAGCGGAGAAATTCCAATCGAACTTGGAGATAGCTGGTTCTCCTCGAAATAGCTTTAGGGCTAGCGTGTGATGTTAAGTTTTGGTGGTAGAGCACTGAATATGTGATGGCCTCGCCTAGAGGTACTGAATATAATCAAACTCCGAATACCATTATGTATTATCATGCAGTCGGAACCGGGGTGCTAACGTCCCGGCTCGCGAGGGCAACAACCCAGATCGTCGGCTAAGGTCCCAAAATAGTGTTAAGTCAGAAAGGTTGTGAGATTTCATAAACAACTAGGAAGTTGGCTCAGAAGCAGCCATCTTTTAAAGAGTGCGTAATAGCTCACTAGTCAAGAGGTCTTGCGCCAATAATTTAACGGGAGTTAAACACTATACCGAAGCCACGGGTACGAAAGTACGTTAGAGGAGCGTTCTTAGGGCAACGAAGTCAGACCGTGAGGACTGGTGGAGCGCTAAGAAGTGAGAATGCCGGTATGAGTAACGATTCGTAGTGAGAATCTACGACGCCTATTGGGGAAGGTTTCCTGGGCAAGGTTCGTCCACCCAGGGTTAGTCAGGGCCTAAGGCGAGGCTGAAAAGCGTAGTCGATGGACAACAGGTTAATATTCCTGTACTTTCTATAAATGTGATGGAGTGACGGAGAAGGATAGTCTTACCTATTATTGGATTTAGGGGTAAACTTCTACTGGTGATTGTAGGCAAATCCGCAATCTATAACTGGGAGGGGTGATGCATAGGCGTAAGCTGAATTAGATGATTTCATGCTTCCAAGAAAAGCTTCTAAACTTTAAATTTATGGAAACCTGTACCGAGAACGGACACACGTCCCCAAGATGAGTATTCTAAGGCGAGCGAGAAAACTAGTGTTAAGGAACTCTGCAAAATGACCCCGTAAGTTCGCAAGAAGGGGCACCCATAGCAATATGGGTCACAGTAAATTATGAGGGGCAACTGTTTATCAAAAACACAGCTCTCTGCTAAACCGCAAGGTGATGTATAGGGGGTGAAGCCTGCCCAGTGCCCGAAGGTTAAGTGGATGCGTTAGCTTATGCGAAGCGTTGAAATGAAGCCCGGGTGAACGGCGGCCGTAACTATAACGGTCCTAAGGTAGCGAAATTCCTTGTCGGCTAAATACTGACCTGCACGAAAGGCGCAATGATCTCTCAACTGTCTCAACACTAGACTCGGTGAAATTATGGTCCCAGTGAAAACGCTGGGTACCCGCATCAAGACGAAAAGACCCCATGGAGCTTTACTACATCTTCGTATTGAAATTTGGCCTAACATGTGTAGGATAGGTGGGAGACTATGAGACTAGGACGCCAGTTCTAGAGGAGTCATCCTTGAAATACCACCCTTGTTATGTTGAGTTTCTAACCTGCCATCATAATCAGGTGGGGGGACAGTGCGTGGAGGGTAGTTTGACTGGGGCGGTCGCCTCCTAAAGAGTAACGGAGGCGTTCAAAGGTACACTCAATACGGTCAGAAACCGTATGCAGAGCGCAAAGGTAGAAGTGTGCTTGACTGTGAGACTTACAAGTCGAGCAGGTGCGAAAGCAGGACTTAGTGATCCGGCTGTACATTGTGGAATGGCAGTCGCTCAACGGATAAAAGTTACCCTGGGGATAACAGGCTTATCTTGCCCAAGAGATCACATCGACGGCAAGGTTTGGCACCTCGATGTCGGCTCATCGCATCCTGGAGCTGGAGTCGGTTCCAAGGGTTTGGCTGTTCGCCAATTAAAGCGGTACGCGAGCTGGGTTCAAAACGTCGTGAGACAGTTTGGTCCCTATCTGATGTGGGCGTTGGAATATTGATGAGAGCCGCTCTTAGTACGAGAGGACCGGAGTGGACGTACCGCTGGTGTTCCAGTTGTTCCGCCAGGAGCATAGCTGGGTAGCTAAGTACGGAAAGGATAACCGCTGAAAGCATCTAAGTGGGAAGCCTCCTCAGAGATAAGTATTCCCTTGAAATTCCTTATAGACTATGAGGTTGATAGGCTGGATGTGTAAGCACAGTAATGTGTTGAGCTGACCAGTACTAATAAATTGATAGGTTTAAAAGTATTGATGTGTCATTATAAGACATTTCAATGAAACATAGGTATATCATTACTATTCAGTTTTCAGAGAACACGCCCAAGTGGGCTTTTTTTATTTTTTTAAATTATTTAAGTTTTTGATAAAATAAAATTGCAATAATTATTTATAAAAAGTATAGAAAGAAAAAAAATGAAGTTTGCAACTATTTCACAAGTGCTACCAGCTATTGTTTCATTAGCGACACTTAATGTAAATTTATCATTAAATGAAAATAAGTATTTAAAAATTAAAAAAGTAATTCTAAATGTATCAAAAATTAAATTACCAGAATGAGTTGTTGTATATGAATCAAATTTGATTTGTAGATATAGTAATCGTGGTGTTGGTGGTAAAAATTTAGTTTTTAGAAATATAACAACAAATGAAGAAAAAACTATTGATAAAATATTTAAATATTCTAATGATCAATTGGCTATATGAAGTTTAATAAAAGTTTATTTTAAAAGCCAAGACTGATTTATTAAAACTTTTCCAAATAAATTAAAAAAAAGGATAATTTAGGATAATATGATATTTTCTATTGAAATTTGAACGTTTATAATTTGAGCACTAAACTTAATAATCAACCCACTTATTTTTATTTCGCTTATCTATCTTATTTTAGGTTTTAATAATTTTATAAAAATACTTGATTTAATAATTTTTCCTTATAGAATTAAAAATAATTTACAATCTTCAAGTAAAAAGATTAATTATTCTTTTAAAAAAATTATTAAATTT from Mycoplasmopsis maculosa includes the following:
- the truB gene encoding tRNA pseudouridine(55) synthase TruB — its product is MFYLINKPLNESSFKTINNFSKKNNIKKIGHTGTLDPLATGLLLVATDSDTKLIQYISEEDKTYVAGIKFGSSTETYDTEGAVTNFSSNKVEEKDLEKIVNWFLTQEDQFPPIYSAKKINGKKAYEIARKGKEIELKKQKIKVKKAKLINFDFENQILFIELTVSKGTYIRSLAHDLGIFLKTFAHLNFLDRTAIGRLNKRFLKDNNFVKIDITPFINLEIFEPNYNDFKLLKNGVTLRVHNLKDGKYALRNFDEIWGVINVVNNNFNIEKIFGEKITKLEVLWKKKI
- a CDS encoding YcsE-related riboflavin metabolism phosphatase; this translates as MKKEDLKNNIKLAAFDIDGTILPNGTMEFSSSIIKMFDKLSEKNIKTTFATAREFVTIGSLYKQLPKLDYFIGANGSFCYDIKNDNIIYEKTISYEDFKKIYDFVLNDEDTKSFLVADNKYAYKNPGMLTDTWFLSPHKDKIIDMDFEKIEKNHIHIITIGCESDDFTTRVTEKVKQLIEENNLNVDITAKWSKGIFLCPKGVTKSKTLNWLCDYLNLKINENLIAFGDSSNDFEMIRDSAYGVAMSRANDWIKSVANDIATTCEEDGAYHKLIELELI
- a CDS encoding FAD synthase, which produces MSLNIYNLYNKPKFNNPIYIIGSFESFHLGHNSLFEKAKEINKNLNRDIILVFFKDPENINKNHKNFIFTDFFYRIQSFANLGFLNAIYLEFSKLKELKPDEFLRLLINDDNKQKVSIIVGEDFKFGFQGSGNKDLLIKTYGKENIYILESLRIGNNIKISTSFIKECVELGDIELVNSLNLFKFGFTCDIENDENINIYFDEKIIQARPGLYIVYVEINSITYYAILKIDYKYKHFLTFIDFKFSGNSIKNARIIFLKSLRFFKDLVDLEITEKDLEKAKKEFLLF
- the rpsO gene encoding 30S ribosomal protein S15: MITKEQKAQIVAKYGKDKKDTGNIFVQIAILTAEIEDLKPHFANNPKDNHSKRGFLAKITKRRILLQHLKSENLDLYNKVLVELNIRK
- a CDS encoding HPr family phosphocarrier protein → MKDLTVTIIDPIGLHARPASFVASEASKYKSEILLTHNKIGRSGNLKSIMNILTLGIKKNDSITIKFNGEDESEALEGVKKSLIDNNIIEG
- the rpmF gene encoding 50S ribosomal protein L32 gives rise to the protein MAIVPKRKTSKQRKHKRRTHDALPVQNLVACKNCSNLIQQHRVCYNCGFYKGHKVEGYKSLDLRTQ
- a CDS encoding IS30 family transposase, with amino-acid sequence MNYIKINYKIRSIIDISLNVERKTISEIAKILNISRQSISNEIKINSDYWGYNSEYAEVKHRNREKWKNHFKFINKMNSYKHYSKEFKNKYNKKTFSVELTHLYIKNNFNFKIPSIKTVYNWINSNLWVIKRKNILRKQYTKGGKRDGGPAYKRLVGARWVRPFWTRPREINERSTFGHWEIDLIVGKQKAGHSHILSFVERYSRYGILVKVDSKNPWYIALILFELIKIYNLNVKSITSDNGFEFNSLFIIGYKLKIFIYKADPYASQQRGTNENFNGYVRRFFKKKTDFNLISNNEILKVQREINNIPRKIHGYLSASEMYALCEIKEPGLNIPLNEKLYSWQNKKRESNGSRNKFWKTKK
- a CDS encoding ligand-binding sensor domain-containing protein → MNLVDNQKIVLYIISSFLIVAAIFLVSFSTYFLVKKLIFSKYEKDIELIINKIKKFNIDKKSTLIRFNTLSNFKQEKYLAITNKLKIIDNDIKNINKNVSPQYQQLLSSIKNKNLKESIILYRSIKKYNKDLLAKINEFILLSKETNNYWNIIDYYMIENDKIIKQLQSYLNINKNKLVNSYDYLKTELDNIAISNYELEDKKIKDNIEIVTLESENYQKRILSLAKKIDAVVNLEWSLYFDIPKKIEKFSKLEEEIRTKLKKELNNIQFNFLKRPFQESIEKTRKLYSKYYFYFLVFSLKEKFNFYINSNIKTINFEINNIINELNNLTILFLENEKYESLNNEFFSLISQFNIENKNILDLEKLSYSDYEFFIEKILNIIYEMNNLISEFNNNNSIISYNKYYLKNLDFWYNKILENKDILESTSENEERVLKLVSSYSSIINLPDEELLNYSKIKEFQKDIFFMYKELFTKLIYKDMTKKLINYISKRNKKDTNEIDDIIIITSKTLLEKRYKDAFEIISNYLIRKRL
- the thiI gene encoding tRNA uracil 4-sulfurtransferase ThiI, whose translation is MYSKILIRYGELTLKGKNRDSFINLLAKNIKRITGEKPIVEFDRMYLTYSEENLENLKYVFGIISYSPIIECENDIEIIKQKSLLLINNENKTFKVSARRNNKSFNNTSNEINNIIGSHVLQNSNLKVDVHNPDLTIFVEVRGKSTYIFDKVIQALGGLPVGISGRVLHLMSGGIDSPVAAFELMKRGMHVSYLSFVSPPQTDIKTIEKMKNIVSILNKYQGNSIFYIANYSKLMNYITFVSNESYKINLMRRSFYRIASRKAKELNILALSNGENLGQVASQTLESLSTIANASDLLIFRPLLTNDKIETIEIAKKIGTYEPSIIKANETCELFAPKQPVTKPTLEKSLEYEKELAQIPNFEDEILNSLIEEHHFNN